From Rutidosis leptorrhynchoides isolate AG116_Rl617_1_P2 chromosome 3, CSIRO_AGI_Rlap_v1, whole genome shotgun sequence, a single genomic window includes:
- the LOC139901033 gene encoding uncharacterized protein gives MLLGRTTLSKFGIVPSTIHGMVKFATHKGVTTICSKSIMPICAAVNVKSARQETADAADNMVMINPAYPEQKIKVGCNVSADTRKQIVQLLVQLNVNPALKPVVQKRRGMAPDCVKWLCEEVTKLVRAGILREVQYQSWIANPVLVKKPDSSWRMCIDFKDLNKACPKDNYLLPEID, from the exons ATGTTGTTAGGTAGAACTACCTTAAGTAAGTTTGGAATTGTCCCGTCTACAATTCATGGCATGGTCAAGTTTGCAACACATAAAGGTGTCACGACAATATGTTCAAAGAGTATCATGCCCATCTGTGCGGCTGTCAATGTAAAAAGTGCGAGGCAGGAAACTGCTGATGCCGCGGACAATATGGTAATGATTAACCCTGCATATCCAGAGCAAAAAATTAAAGTGGGATGCAATGTTAGTGCGGATACTAGGAAGCAAATTGTGCAGTTACTTGTGCA ACTTAATGTGAATCCAGCTTTAAAACCTGTAGTGCAGAAGCGAAGAGGCATGGCCCCAGATTGCGTGAAGTGGTTATGTGAAGAGGTAACAAAACTGGTGAGAGCTGGAATTTTGCGCGAAGtccaataccaatcatggattgcgaaTCCAGTTTTGGTGAAAAAGCCTGATAGTTCTTGGAGAATGTGTATCGATTtcaaagatttgaataaagcgtgcccTAAGGATAACTACCTGCTTCCAGAAATTGATTGA